Within Verrucomicrobiia bacterium, the genomic segment GCATTCGTGTAGCTAACCAAATATCGCATCCTCCAAAGCCAGGGAAATCATTGCAGGCTGAAAAGAACAGACTGTCGCCTGTTGATGTAATAAAAGGCGTTGCTGTCCGCCCACCAAGTTGTGGCCGTAGATCTATTTGCGGCCCCCATGTTGATTGTTCCCAGCAGTTCACGAAGATGCTTCCCCCGTCACTCACATACTGATGATAATAAAGCTCCTGAAGGTCAGCAGTGACTGACGGATACTGGGAGACTTCACATTGGCCTCCGCCTAAGAATTCTGGTAAAGACCAACTGCTTCCGTTCCATTCACTCACATAAAAGCCGCAGCGGCCATCCGGGTAAAGACTATCACAACAATAACTGGTGCTAAAATAAAGTTTTCTACCATCCGGGCCTATTCTTGCGGAAAATTCGACGCCTGCGGTGTTTATGGGATAATCTAAATGTTGAGCGGTACCCCAGTTGTTAGTTGAAGAATCCCAAATTGAAACCCAAATGTCCCAGTAATAACCATCCCTTGAAGCATCCACGTAATACAGTTTTTGTCCGTCCGGCGAAACGCTTGGGGAAACTTGGTAATGGATACCATAGTTAATCTGCGGTGCTAATCTTACGGCCTGCGTCCAATTGTTGTTGAGCCATTCGGAAAACCAAATATCCGCGCCGTCGGAAAAAAACAGCTTTTTCCCATCGGCGGTGAGGAAGGGGTCCAATTCGTGAGAGGCCGTATTAATCCTCGGCCCTAAGTTTACCGGTGGGCCGAAGACGGGCTGCTGGGCAATAGACAAAGAGGTAAGTGCGAGGAGGAAAAAGCTGACCGATAGTATTCCCTCGACGAGCTTCGGGACAAGTAGTTTCATTACCGCATCCGTTAGTCCTTTGTCTTGCTGGTAAGATGAAGCGGAAAAACAGATTGTCAAGCGCTTTTCTGTCCCGTCTTGCCGCTCTTATTCCCGGGTGTTATACTTCCTCTGTGAATTCCAATGGCTCTCCCGTCGACCGCTTAATAGAGGAGTTTTCCCGGCTCCCCGGCATCGGCAAAAAGACCGCCGCGCGGCTGGCTTTTCATTTGTTGAAAGCGGATGCCGAGCGGGTGCAGTTTTTGGCCGAGGCGCTCTTGGATTTGAAGGGAAAAATCCGGGCCTGCTCGCTCTGCTTCAACTACACCCACACCGACCCCTGCCCCATTTGTTCGGATGCCAAGCGAGATGCAACAACTCTCTGCGTGGTGGAAGAACCGGCCGATTTGGCGGTCATCGAAAAAAGCGGCGAGTTCCGCGGGCGCTATCACGTCTTGGGAGGTGTTTTGTCCCCCCTCGATGGCGTCGGGCCGGGGGAACTGCGCGTCAAAGAGTTGTTGCAACGGGCAAAAAGCGAGGTCAAGGAAGTTATTTTGGCCACCAACCCCTCCACCGAAGGGGAAGCCACAGCGACTTATCTGGCGCGAGAATTAAAAGCGTTGGGGGTTCGCGTCACCCGCATTGCCCGGGGCGTTCCCGTTGGCGGGGATTTGGAATTTGTCGATCAGGGAACTCTTTTGCGCGCCTTTGCCGACCGGCAGGTCGTGGATTAGATTCTTCCGCCCGTAAATTTCCGTTACAGCCCGCACCAGGAGGGGAGCCGCTCGTTGGAAAAAACGCGGAAGAGCTCCAAAACCGTATCCGCCGGGGTGAGGTCCCCGCTACAATTCAAATCCGAAAGGCAGGGGTTGCAGTTTCCCGTGTTGTCGTCAAAAACGCACACCAGATGCGCCACCACGTCGGCGGGTGAAAAGCTTCCATCCAGATTCAAATCCCCCTTCACGCCGTTTTCGCAAACGACAAAGCTATAGGCCGTTTTCTCGTTGTTGGCAGAGTCCCGGGCGCTCCAAACCACGCGCAAGCTCTCCTGCCGGTCGAAGACGGTCATCACGCCGAACTGCCCCCGCCCCGGAAAGGCGCCGTGGCTGTAGGGCCCCCCTTTGAGGGAAGGGGTCTGGTCTAACGAGGCGGAATGCATCACGGGAAAGGGCGCGCCGCCGCCGGTGGCGTAGTCGCTGTTCGTGCCGTCGTCAATCGCCAGCATATGGGCGTCGCCAGAGAGCATGCAAATATTTTTTATGCCATTGGCCTTGATGAAATCCGCTAACTCCCGCCGTTCATTCGTGTATTCGTACCAGGCATCCCCGCCGCCGGGGGAGCCAATCCAGGGGAGCGTGTTCACCCAGACGAGCAAGGGATAATTGGATTTGGAATTCAAAAGCTCCTGCTTGAACCAGGCCTTCTGCGTCGTCCCCAGCATCGTCTTGGAAGCGTCATCCACCGCAAACTCCGGGCTGCGGGCCGAGCGGGAATCGCAGACGATGAAATGCACCCGCCCCACGTCAAACGTGTAATAAATCGGTGCGTTCCCCATCCCTGCTGCCAGGGGATAGTGCGGCACGTATTCCCGGTAGGTGGCCCGGGAGGCCGAGCGGCTCGGCGAAGTGGAATCGGAATTGTTGGGGCCGAAATCGTGGTCGTCCCAAATATAGGCGAGAGCAAAATCCCGGTAAAGCCGGGATTGGTTGGGAGAGGAAAGCACGGTTTCATACGCCTGGCGGAACAAATTCGGGTCGTTCACACCAATGTTCTGGTAATGCATGTCCCCGAGATGGAGAAAGAAAAGGGGATTGAGGGAATGAATCGTGGCAAACGACTGGCTGTTCGAGCCGGTCTGGGCGCAGGAGCCCATGGCAATCGTAAACATGCCGGTGTCAGTCGGAAAGGTTTCAAACCGCCCCACAATTCCGGTGTCGAGCGTGCCGTTCACTTCCACGGCGTAGTAATATCTTTGCCTTGGGGCAAGCCCCGTCGCTTCCAAACGGACGACCCGGTTGTTTTCCGTCGTTACCGCCGTATCCCAGTTAGAATAAATGGAGGAGGAAAAATCGGGCGCAGCGCTTACCGCCAAACGGGCGATGCCGCCGTCCGGAATCAGTTTTGCCTTCACCACGGCGGAACTCGGCGTGACGGCGCCCGACCAGATAAATTCCACTTGGCTGTTGCTCGAAACCAACTCGGCATCCCAAACCAAATCGGTGCTGTTGGCCGTGGTTTGGTGCACCTCCACGGCCAGAAGGTTGGTTCCTTGGATTAGATTGCCAATGAAGCCGGAGACGTCAATCGCTTCGTATGCCCCCGCCTCGTGCGAGGAGGCAAGTGTGGAATGGACAATGGTCCCGCCCGGCATGGCCCGGCGGGCAATTTCGGTTCCGTTCAGGTAAACGACAAACCCGTCGTCGTAGTTGGCGGAAAGGGTCAGTTGGGTTATCTGTGCCGGGTCGGAATTCAGTTGAAACGAATGGCGAAAAAGGGTGGTGATGTACTTGTTGTTAGCGTCGGGACCGTAGGCCACCGTCGTGGCAACATACGCTTCCCCATATCCCAGAATTCCCGCTCCGGAGGGCCAGCCGGAATCGTCGTATCCTGTTTGGTTCCACGCACCGCTTGGATAGGCCGCATCCGCAAAATAGTTCCAGACAGAGAGTTTGGGAATCAGCGTCTCCGCCGGCAGCGTCCGTGCGAAGAGCAGAACCAAAAAAAAGAAAAACATAACGCCGGATATTTTTTGCTTCGATTTTGCCATCTTTGCAAAAAATACCGGCGCGGGTTGAATTGCGCAAGGGAAAGGGAGGATGCTCCCCCCTTCCGGTTACTTCAACAGAAGCATTTTTTTTACTTCCGAACGCCCTTTGCTCTCGAGGCGGTAAAAATAAACGCCGCTGGAAAGCGCCTTTCCGTTGTCATCCCGTCCATCCCAAACAACCGAATGCCGCCCGGCGCTCTGTTCCTCCTCGGCCCAAGTCCGCACCGGCTGTCCCAGCAGGTTGAAAATTTGCAGCCGGACCGGGGAGCTTTGGGGCAGAATATAGGAAATGGTGGTCTGGGGGTTGAAGGGGTTCGGGTAATTCCGCAGTTCAAAATCCATCGGTTTTTGGTCGGCTTGTTCCTCTACTGCCGTCGCAACGCCGGATAGAGAGATGTCGTCCACTATCATAACCGAACCGTTGTGGTAATCCGCGCCGTTGGGGCCGACCATCGTTATGGTGATAAAGGCGGTATCCGGAACGTCGCTGGAAAAATAGGTCATATTCACCACGAATTCCTGATAGGACAAAACGACGTTGGAATCCACAAAGCCGCCGGCGGCGACGGGATTGGAGGCCTTGCTGAACACGACATCCACGATGAATTTATCCCCCGAGTCGGGATTCATTTTGTAAAAGCCGCGCACGGAGGCCCAGCGCTCATTTATCGGAATCCCCGGCTCCCCCGCCGTCGCGGCGATGAGGTAGGGTTGGATGGCGAAACCGAAAAAATCGGCGACAGTTCCATGGGCCGCCCAGTTTCCGGAATGCGCGTCGGAACTTTGCGTGACGTTATAGAAAGGGTCGGCATTGGAAGTCAGCCAGCCCTCCGGGTCCCCCGCCGTCCACTGTTCAAAGCCGGCATTTGGGATGGAATCCTGCGCGGCCGAAATCAGCGGCAGCAGAAAGACAAGAAGAAAAGCGGCCAAAAACATTTGCAAACGTTTCATCCCACCCTCCTTATTTACAGATTGTCCGAAACGGTCAAAAACCCTGTTCATGATGAGTCGGAACATATAGCATCCCCCCCCCAAAGCAAGCCCCTTTTTTGGCGTAAAAGCTCCCCGGGTAGGATTCGAACCTACAACCTAGCGGTTAACAGCCGCTCACTCTACCGTTGAGTTACCGGGGAATGAATTTTCGATCAATATAGAGGGGAATTCGGCTTTGTCAACTTTTTAGATTCGGGCCAAAAAGGGGAGCTTTTTGCGGCCGGGGTGCGTTGGAATTTATTCAGCAAAAAAGAAGAACCCCGCCCGGTGTCGCCACACACCGGGCGGGGAGGAGGCGTAAGACGTTGAAAAGGAGGTAGAGTTTTTATCCTCTCACTCTCGAGACGTTTATTTATCAAAGGCCGTGCCAATTTCAAAAAATCCCCGCCAACCGGTCTGAATTCCCGCCCGAATCCCGGCCTAACTTTTTTCAAACAAACGACTTAAGATTTTTTTCATTCCCCAAATTCGCTACCGGAGATAATTTGGGCCCGCCGGACGGGGCTTTAAAATTGGTGAATATTGGATGAAGTGTAATCTAATTTTCCCTATGAAAAATCAAATTTTTTGCTAACGACTTGCTTTCAAACAACTTGCACTACCGGCGAAAAATTGCCGGTTGATTAAATAAATTTTGGGCCGGAGGTACAAACAACCGCCGCAACAAAAAAGCGAAAAAACAAAAAAATTTCTTGACAAGTTTTTGCTAAGTCGTTTTAATATCGCCGGATGGAAGAAGTTGACAAAAAAACGGGGCTTTTAAAGCCGGGCCGGTCTTCCCAAAGTTTCATTTTTCTCGTCTGATCCAGATAACCCTAAAATTAAGGAGGTGATTCTTCGGATGAAGAAAATGAAAAAGACCAAAAAGGCCAAAAAGAAAGGAAAGAAGTAAGGCCTAAAATCCCCCGGGTGTGAGCGTACCGCCCGGGTGGATGATGCACTTCAATCCCGCCCCCGAAGTTTCAGGGCGGGATTTTTTTTGGGCAAAATCGCACCTGAAGAATAGGAATTGGGGATTTGCGGCCCTTGCCCAATATGGCAGGATTCGTTCGGGCTTGACAATTCCTGAACGCCGGACTTTTTTGCCACCGCGTGCGGAAATTGACCTACGATTACAGGGATATTTTTTTCGCCCCCCGCTTTGCCCTTTCCGGCAAGAAAATACGAATCGCCTTTTGGGGGATTCTGGCCGGCTACGCGGGCTACTTCGTTCTGGCCTACTTGAATCAATGGATGCAGGGGCAGTCCTTTGCCCAAACCTGGAACGATTACTCCCTGTTTCCATATTTTGATATGGAGGCGGGCGGGCTTTTGGGCGGCATGCTGGCGATTCTGCTGTTTGCCTGGCTCGGCTTCTCGTACCTCACCGCCTCGTTCGTTTCCGCCAAGCTGAACTACGAGGAACTGCACGGCAACCCGTTTTTTTCCGCGAAGGACGCCCTCCAGTATCTTTTCGAACACAAACGCAAACTTTATCTGCCGCCGTTTTTCATCTTTCTTTTTTCACTTTTGGTTCTGATCATGCTTTTGGTGCCCATCCTACTCGGCCGACTCCCCGGGGTGGGAGAGCTGGGGCTTTCGGTTTTCTTCCTTTTTCCGCTTATGATTTTCGCCGGCGTTCTGGTCTTCGTCTGGGGCGTTTTGACCGTCGGGATTTTCTTCGGCCCGACCATCGCCGCCGTGGAGCCCGGGGATACCTTCGAGGTGGTCTTCAATCTCTTCAACTCCATCTGGCGGCAGCCCTGGCGCTTCGCGGGGTACAACGCCATCGGTCTTGGATTGGCCAAGCTGGGGAGTTTGGCTCTGGCCTATTTTTTTCTCCTCTCCGTTGGACTCTTTGACTATCTCGCCTCCGAGATCGTCGGCTACAAGTGGGATTATCTTTTGGAAACCGCCCTCAATTATTTCCGGCCGGACACCCCCTTCGTGATTTTTGCCACCTCCATTTCCCCTTGGAGCGATGCGGTCATCAATTTGCCGGTTTCGGAGGGGGCGCCGGATATCGGCCAACTGGGCCAAGTTTCCTCCTTTATTTTAGGGCTTTCGTTCTTCGTTCTGCTTTTGTTTTCGCTCGCGTACGGTTTGGCGGTGGTTTTCGGCACGCAGGTTTTGGCCTATCTGGCCGTGCGCAAAAAGGAGGGAGCGGATTTGTTGACCGTTCCCTCCATTGAAGCGGAAGCCGTCCCGGTTGTCGAGCCGCAGTAGCCCGGGCGGTTTTTGGGCTTGCATTGATACCCCGATATTTCTATCATAGCTTATCGGCATGCTTAAAGACTACGACGCCGTGGTGACCCAAGCCAAAAAACTGCCCGGG encodes:
- the recR gene encoding recombination mediator RecR produces the protein MNSNGSPVDRLIEEFSRLPGIGKKTAARLAFHLLKADAERVQFLAEALLDLKGKIRACSLCFNYTHTDPCPICSDAKRDATTLCVVEEPADLAVIEKSGEFRGRYHVLGGVLSPLDGVGPGELRVKELLQRAKSEVKEVILATNPSTEGEATATYLARELKALGVRVTRIARGVPVGGDLEFVDQGTLLRAFADRQVVD
- a CDS encoding alkaline phosphatase D family protein, with translation MFFFFLVLLFARTLPAETLIPKLSVWNYFADAAYPSGAWNQTGYDDSGWPSGAGILGYGEAYVATTVAYGPDANNKYITTLFRHSFQLNSDPAQITQLTLSANYDDGFVVYLNGTEIARRAMPGGTIVHSTLASSHEAGAYEAIDVSGFIGNLIQGTNLLAVEVHQTTANSTDLVWDAELVSSNSQVEFIWSGAVTPSSAVVKAKLIPDGGIARLAVSAAPDFSSSIYSNWDTAVTTENNRVVRLEATGLAPRQRYYYAVEVNGTLDTGIVGRFETFPTDTGMFTIAMGSCAQTGSNSQSFATIHSLNPLFFLHLGDMHYQNIGVNDPNLFRQAYETVLSSPNQSRLYRDFALAYIWDDHDFGPNNSDSTSPSRSASRATYREYVPHYPLAAGMGNAPIYYTFDVGRVHFIVCDSRSARSPEFAVDDASKTMLGTTQKAWFKQELLNSKSNYPLLVWVNTLPWIGSPGGGDAWYEYTNERRELADFIKANGIKNICMLSGDAHMLAIDDGTNSDYATGGGAPFPVMHSASLDQTPSLKGGPYSHGAFPGRGQFGVMTVFDRQESLRVVWSARDSANNEKTAYSFVVCENGVKGDLNLDGSFSPADVVAHLVCVFDDNTGNCNPCLSDLNCSGDLTPADTVLELFRVFSNERLPSWCGL
- a CDS encoding T9SS type A sorting domain-containing protein, with the protein product MKRLQMFLAAFLLVFLLPLISAAQDSIPNAGFEQWTAGDPEGWLTSNADPFYNVTQSSDAHSGNWAAHGTVADFFGFAIQPYLIAATAGEPGIPINERWASVRGFYKMNPDSGDKFIVDVVFSKASNPVAAGGFVDSNVVLSYQEFVVNMTYFSSDVPDTAFITITMVGPNGADYHNGSVMIVDDISLSGVATAVEEQADQKPMDFELRNYPNPFNPQTTISYILPQSSPVRLQIFNLLGQPVRTWAEEEQSAGRHSVVWDGRDDNGKALSSGVYFYRLESKGRSEVKKMLLLK